In a single window of the Allobranchiibius huperziae genome:
- the gatC gene encoding Asp-tRNA(Asn)/Glu-tRNA(Gln) amidotransferase subunit GatC, giving the protein MPELSRAEVAHVAMLARIQLTDDELDKLAGQLDQIVGFVATVGEIAADDIPPMSHPLPLVNVTRPDVVRPSLSSGDALAGAPDAQAGRFAVPRILDEE; this is encoded by the coding sequence ATGCCTGAGCTGTCCCGCGCGGAGGTCGCGCACGTCGCGATGCTCGCCCGTATCCAGTTGACCGACGACGAGCTGGACAAGCTCGCCGGGCAGCTGGACCAGATCGTCGGATTCGTCGCCACCGTGGGTGAGATCGCGGCCGACGACATCCCCCCGATGTCGCACCCACTTCCGCTGGTCAACGTCACCCGGCCGGACGTCGTACGCCCCAGCCTGAGCTCGGGCGACGCCCTGGCCGGTGCCCCCGACGCCCAGGCCGGCCGCTTCGCCGTCCCCCGCATCCTCGACGAAGAGTGA
- a CDS encoding glutaredoxin domain-containing protein: MSDVTIYWRPGCGYCSRLRSSLGSAADKATWRNIWEDDEARRYVAGVNNGNEIVPTVVIAGAAHTNPDPDVVLAALAS, encoded by the coding sequence ATGAGTGACGTGACGATCTACTGGCGGCCCGGCTGCGGCTACTGCTCCCGACTGCGCTCGAGTCTCGGCTCGGCCGCCGACAAGGCGACCTGGCGCAACATCTGGGAGGACGACGAGGCGCGCCGGTACGTCGCGGGTGTCAACAACGGCAACGAGATCGTCCCGACCGTCGTGATCGCGGGTGCCGCGCACACCAACCCCGACCCGGACGTGGTGCTCGCCGCCCTCGCGAGCTGA
- a CDS encoding enoyl-CoA hydratase-related protein, with amino-acid sequence MNPTYETIRYEVADGIATVTLDRPDALNAFTVTMANELIDVFGRAGRDDDARAVIVTGAGRAFCAGMDLSVGGNVFGLDGSMSPTPADLVERFEDPAVVEGVRDTGGRVALAIYDCPKPVIAAINGAAVGVGATMTCAMDFRLASTKARIGFVFGRIGIVPEACSTWFLPRIVGIQQALEWAYSADILTAQEAKDGGLVRSVHEPDDLLAGARALAHRFTDDRSPVAVALTRQMMYRNAATSHPREAHRAESLAMFWTSEGDGQEGVASFLEKRSPRFAGSASDLPDVFPTD; translated from the coding sequence GTGAACCCGACGTACGAGACCATCCGCTACGAGGTGGCCGACGGCATCGCGACCGTCACCCTCGACCGCCCCGACGCCCTCAACGCCTTCACCGTCACGATGGCGAACGAGCTCATCGACGTCTTCGGGCGTGCCGGTCGCGACGACGACGCTCGCGCCGTGATCGTCACCGGCGCCGGCCGCGCCTTCTGTGCGGGCATGGATCTGTCGGTGGGCGGCAACGTCTTCGGACTCGACGGCTCGATGAGCCCGACCCCGGCCGACCTGGTTGAGCGGTTCGAGGACCCGGCCGTCGTCGAGGGCGTACGCGACACCGGCGGGCGGGTCGCGCTCGCGATCTACGACTGCCCCAAACCGGTCATCGCGGCGATCAACGGTGCGGCGGTCGGCGTCGGGGCCACGATGACCTGCGCCATGGACTTCCGGCTGGCCTCGACCAAGGCACGGATCGGCTTCGTCTTCGGCAGGATCGGGATCGTCCCCGAGGCGTGCTCGACGTGGTTCCTGCCGCGCATCGTCGGCATCCAGCAGGCCCTGGAGTGGGCCTACTCCGCGGACATCCTCACCGCGCAGGAGGCGAAGGACGGCGGACTGGTGCGCTCGGTGCACGAGCCGGACGACCTGCTCGCTGGGGCAAGGGCGTTGGCGCACCGGTTCACCGACGACCGCAGTCCGGTTGCCGTGGCACTGACCCGCCAGATGATGTACCGCAACGCGGCGACGTCGCATCCGCGCGAGGCGCACCGTGCGGAGTCGCTCGCGATGTTCTGGACCAGCGAGGGCGACGGCCAGGAGGGGGTCGCCTCGTTCCTGGAGAAGCGCTCGCCGCGCTTCGCCGGATCGGCCTCCGACCTGCCCGACGTCTTCCCGACCGACTGA
- a CDS encoding SDR family NAD(P)-dependent oxidoreductase, whose amino-acid sequence MALPDVVVEGSVALVTGAAGGMGEHIARGLARRGANVVLLDRDETGLARVAQEIGRESPSVRVTTYVVDLADRAGTDTLIARVVSAHPDVNLLFNNAGVALGGRFVQTSEQDFEWLLEINLLAPIRITRALLPILIENGNAHVVNTSSLFGLVAPPGQTAYSTSKFGLRGFSESLRHELAEEDLPVGVTVVHPGGIRTNIAVNARVAAGVDEAESAAQKKSFAAMLSYPADRAAEDIIEATINRRPRLLIGQDAKALDVMARTRPAGYWKLMKASMAAVAKRKAKTA is encoded by the coding sequence ATGGCACTGCCCGACGTCGTTGTCGAAGGATCGGTAGCGCTGGTGACTGGCGCAGCGGGTGGGATGGGCGAGCACATCGCCCGCGGCCTCGCCCGGCGGGGCGCGAACGTCGTGCTCCTGGACCGCGACGAGACCGGGCTGGCGCGTGTCGCCCAGGAGATCGGGCGCGAGAGCCCGTCGGTGCGCGTCACGACGTACGTCGTCGACCTGGCCGACCGAGCCGGCACCGACACGCTGATCGCGCGCGTCGTGAGCGCCCACCCCGACGTCAACCTGCTCTTCAACAACGCCGGCGTCGCGCTCGGCGGCCGCTTCGTACAGACCTCCGAGCAGGACTTCGAGTGGCTGCTCGAGATCAACCTGCTCGCCCCGATCCGGATCACCCGCGCGCTGCTGCCGATCCTGATCGAGAACGGCAACGCCCACGTGGTCAACACGTCCTCGCTCTTCGGGCTCGTCGCGCCTCCCGGCCAGACGGCGTACAGCACCAGCAAGTTCGGGCTGCGCGGCTTCTCCGAGTCGTTGCGCCACGAGCTGGCCGAGGAGGACCTGCCCGTCGGCGTCACCGTCGTGCACCCTGGCGGCATCCGCACCAACATCGCCGTGAACGCGCGGGTGGCCGCCGGCGTCGATGAGGCCGAGAGTGCTGCGCAGAAGAAGTCGTTCGCGGCGATGCTCAGCTATCCCGCCGACCGAGCGGCCGAGGACATCATCGAGGCCACCATCAACCGCCGACCGCGGCTGCTGATCGGGCAGGACGCCAAGGCCCTCGACGTGATGGCCCGCACCCGCCCGGCCGGCTATTGGAAGCTGATGAAGGCCTCGATGGCAGCGGTCGCCAAGCGCAAGGCGAAGACGGCGTGA
- a CDS encoding DUF664 domain-containing protein, with protein MTETTLAEGDLLAAVLVHVDRALDGMLATVRRLGDERVNAPTGLPAGNTAFQLVRHCCGVLEFWGGRVLADRPIERDRAAEFESAGTVAELVELVGVHRDRFRADLADFDGPAHPVGPLRERDLDRDELRTQAGILLHVYEELAQHRGHLDLTADLVTAGGLS; from the coding sequence ATGACTGAGACGACTCTCGCCGAGGGCGACCTGCTGGCCGCGGTCCTCGTGCACGTCGACCGTGCGCTCGACGGAATGCTCGCGACGGTCCGGCGGCTGGGGGACGAGCGCGTCAACGCCCCGACCGGGCTGCCGGCGGGCAACACCGCGTTCCAGCTGGTGCGGCACTGCTGCGGGGTGCTGGAGTTCTGGGGCGGGCGGGTGCTCGCGGACCGGCCGATCGAGCGGGACCGTGCCGCTGAGTTCGAGTCGGCGGGTACGGTGGCCGAGCTCGTCGAGCTCGTCGGTGTGCACCGTGATCGGTTCCGCGCCGACCTCGCGGACTTCGACGGCCCCGCCCATCCGGTCGGTCCGCTGCGCGAGCGCGACCTCGACCGCGACGAGTTGCGCACCCAGGCCGGCATCCTGCTGCACGTCTACGAGGAGCTCGCCCAGCACCGCGGCCACCTCGACCTGACCGCCGACCTCGTCACCGCCGGCGGTCTCTCGTAG
- the ligA gene encoding NAD-dependent DNA ligase LigA: protein MSEEPVPADDGASGIPDDARHEWTQVAEEVRAHQFAYHVRDAPTVSDGEYDALVRRLNELEEAYPPLRTPDSPTQQVGATYSTDFTPVDHVERMLSLDNAFSAEEMAAWATRVERDAGGADVHYLCELKIDGLAINLLYEDGRLTRGVTRGDGRTGEDVTLNVRTVEGIPHTLSGGEVAVPELVEVRGEVFFPVEAFTALNERLVEQGKAPFANPRNAAAGSLRQKDPKVTATRPLRMLVHGIGARRGFDIVRQSEAYDLLGAWGLPVSTHYRVVDTPEQVQDYIEWAGSHRHSVEHELDGVVVKVDEVPVQRALGATSRAPRWAIAFKYPPEEVNTKLLDIQVNVGRTGRVTPFGVMRPVKVAGSTVEMATLHNASEVRRKGVLIGDTVVLRKAGDVIPEIVGPVAELRDGSEREFEMPTDCPSCGTPLAYERDGDKDIRCPNARSCPSQLRERLFGLAARGSFDIEALGWEGATALLDAGVLQDESTLFRLTREQLVRVDLYTRAAKKNDPPETVVDGKVLSANGIRLIDNLEMAKAQPLWRVLVALSIRHVGPTAARALAGEFGSMDAIREATQEQLAATDGVGPVIAQAVVEWFAVDWHLQIVQRWAQDGVRMADEVDASIDRTLEGLTVVVTGSLEGFSRDESKEAIIVRGGKASGSVSKKTDFVVVGANAGTKATKAEDLGLTILDETGFRTLLEQGADAVRPSPADADD, encoded by the coding sequence GTGAGTGAGGAACCGGTGCCTGCCGACGACGGCGCCAGCGGCATCCCCGACGATGCCCGGCACGAGTGGACCCAGGTGGCCGAGGAGGTCCGCGCCCACCAGTTCGCCTATCACGTGCGGGACGCGCCCACCGTCAGCGACGGCGAGTACGACGCGCTGGTCCGGCGGCTGAACGAACTGGAGGAGGCCTACCCCCCGCTGCGCACACCGGACAGCCCCACCCAGCAGGTCGGAGCGACGTACAGCACCGACTTCACGCCCGTCGACCACGTCGAGCGGATGCTGAGCCTGGACAACGCGTTCAGTGCCGAGGAGATGGCCGCGTGGGCCACGCGCGTGGAGCGCGACGCGGGCGGCGCCGACGTGCACTACCTGTGCGAGTTGAAGATCGACGGCCTGGCGATCAACCTGCTCTACGAGGACGGCCGCCTCACGCGCGGTGTCACCCGCGGCGACGGCCGCACCGGGGAGGACGTCACCCTCAACGTGCGCACCGTCGAAGGGATCCCGCACACCCTGTCCGGCGGCGAGGTCGCTGTGCCCGAGCTGGTGGAGGTGCGCGGCGAGGTGTTCTTCCCCGTCGAGGCGTTCACGGCGCTGAACGAGCGGCTGGTCGAGCAGGGCAAGGCGCCGTTCGCCAACCCCCGCAACGCCGCCGCCGGGTCGCTGCGGCAGAAGGATCCCAAGGTCACCGCGACCCGACCGCTGCGGATGCTGGTGCACGGCATCGGCGCGCGGCGCGGCTTCGACATCGTCCGGCAGAGTGAGGCCTACGACCTGCTCGGCGCCTGGGGCCTCCCGGTGTCCACGCACTACCGCGTGGTCGACACCCCCGAGCAGGTGCAGGACTACATCGAGTGGGCCGGCAGTCACCGGCACTCCGTCGAGCACGAGCTGGACGGCGTCGTGGTCAAGGTCGACGAGGTGCCGGTGCAGCGCGCGCTCGGCGCGACGTCGCGGGCACCGCGGTGGGCGATCGCGTTCAAGTACCCGCCCGAGGAGGTCAACACCAAGCTGCTGGACATCCAGGTCAACGTCGGGCGCACCGGACGGGTGACGCCGTTCGGGGTGATGCGGCCGGTGAAGGTGGCCGGGTCCACGGTCGAGATGGCCACCTTGCACAACGCCTCGGAGGTACGCCGCAAGGGCGTGCTCATCGGCGACACCGTCGTGCTGCGCAAGGCCGGCGACGTCATCCCCGAGATCGTCGGGCCGGTGGCGGAGCTGCGCGACGGCAGCGAGCGCGAGTTCGAGATGCCGACCGACTGCCCGTCGTGCGGCACACCGCTGGCCTACGAGCGCGATGGCGACAAGGACATCCGGTGCCCGAACGCGCGATCCTGCCCGTCGCAGTTGCGGGAGCGGCTCTTCGGGCTCGCCGCCCGCGGTAGTTTCGACATCGAGGCCCTGGGCTGGGAGGGGGCCACCGCGCTGTTGGACGCGGGGGTCCTGCAGGACGAGTCGACCCTGTTCCGCCTGACGCGCGAGCAGCTGGTGCGTGTCGATCTCTACACCCGCGCCGCGAAGAAGAACGATCCGCCCGAGACCGTGGTCGACGGGAAGGTGCTGTCCGCCAACGGCATTCGGCTCATCGACAACCTGGAGATGGCCAAGGCGCAGCCGCTCTGGCGGGTGCTGGTCGCCCTGTCCATCCGGCACGTCGGACCCACCGCGGCGCGGGCGCTGGCGGGGGAGTTCGGGTCGATGGACGCCATCAGGGAGGCCACGCAGGAGCAGCTGGCCGCGACCGACGGTGTCGGGCCGGTGATCGCGCAGGCCGTCGTCGAGTGGTTCGCGGTCGACTGGCACCTCCAGATCGTGCAGCGGTGGGCGCAGGACGGCGTCCGCATGGCCGACGAGGTCGACGCGTCCATCGACCGGACCCTCGAGGGCCTGACCGTCGTGGTCACGGGCTCGCTGGAGGGTTTCTCGCGCGACGAGAGCAAGGAGGCGATCATCGTGCGCGGCGGCAAGGCCAGCGGTTCGGTCTCCAAGAAGACCGACTTCGTCGTGGTGGGCGCCAACGCCGGCACCAAGGCGACCAAGGCCGAGGACCTCGGACTGACGATCCTGGACGAGACCGGTTTCCGCACCCTGCTGGAGCAGGGCGCCGACGCGGTGCGTCCCTCTCCGGCCGACGCGGATGACTGA
- a CDS encoding methionine synthase, producing the protein MELPDRGPGADLVGRTAALLPDLSVDLQPSGWRLSGGRGRDAARGAAYLRQDLDELAEAYDGYVGELKLSLCGPWTLAAAVALPRGEKALSDPGACRDLRQALLAAATDHVDRVRSLVPGADVALQFDEPSLTAVLTGSVPTASGFSRLRSVDEQTAREALTELTAGLAARTRSIVVHTCAPSPPLRMLAEVPDLSVALDVALLGGAEWDLVAEAVEASRAPWLGLVPTDATGTHPGRYVERVLAMWRRLGLPDADLSTLTLSPACGLAGRSPDAALGVARLVQAAAHELGEIAQGS; encoded by the coding sequence GTGGAGCTCCCGGACCGGGGCCCGGGCGCCGACCTGGTGGGTCGGACCGCCGCGCTGCTGCCGGACCTGAGCGTCGATCTGCAGCCGAGCGGGTGGCGGCTGTCCGGCGGACGGGGACGGGACGCCGCGCGCGGTGCGGCGTACCTGCGTCAGGACCTGGACGAGCTGGCCGAGGCCTACGACGGCTACGTCGGTGAGCTGAAGCTCTCGCTGTGCGGTCCGTGGACCCTCGCTGCCGCCGTCGCGCTCCCCAGGGGTGAGAAGGCGCTATCCGATCCCGGCGCCTGCCGCGACCTGCGCCAGGCGCTCCTCGCCGCAGCGACCGACCATGTCGACCGGGTCCGGTCGCTGGTGCCGGGGGCCGATGTCGCCCTGCAGTTCGACGAGCCCTCGCTCACCGCCGTCCTGACCGGCAGTGTGCCGACGGCGTCGGGTTTCTCCCGGTTGCGCAGCGTCGACGAGCAGACCGCCCGGGAGGCTCTCACGGAGTTGACCGCCGGGCTGGCCGCGCGAACGCGATCGATCGTCGTGCACACGTGCGCTCCGTCCCCGCCGCTGCGGATGCTCGCCGAGGTGCCGGATCTGAGCGTGGCCCTCGATGTCGCCCTGCTGGGCGGCGCGGAGTGGGATCTGGTCGCGGAGGCCGTCGAGGCGTCCCGCGCCCCTTGGCTGGGTCTGGTGCCGACCGACGCCACCGGCACGCACCCGGGCAGGTACGTCGAGCGCGTGCTCGCGATGTGGCGCCGCCTTGGGCTGCCCGACGCCGATCTGTCGACGCTCACGTTGTCGCCCGCCTGCGGACTCGCTGGTCGCTCACCGGACGCGGCGCTCGGCGTCGCACGACTGGTGCAGGCAGCCGCCCACGAGCTGGGGGAGATCGCGCAGGGCTCGTGA
- a CDS encoding septum formation family protein, translated as MQTGQCLIDTLTYQVVPCTQTHVYQVTAVVRNSSVNTDPTARQVLRQETCNASLVKFSGGAPVGLLAVGNPVALVDDPLNSTRIVCLMHLRTDGDEANLPINYTLQDALKGANAFKYTFCVDKVAKNFKIVKCSSPHVGQTTGGYLSGRYIDKFPGDAHLIAQRAQFCPPLAQAFLGTKSRKDVVEDGLYVTKTAWAQGDRYAACFVKVTSGTVKKSLQGIGTKPLTSYR; from the coding sequence GTGCAGACCGGGCAGTGCCTGATCGACACCCTGACCTACCAGGTCGTGCCCTGCACGCAGACGCACGTCTACCAGGTCACCGCGGTGGTCAGGAACTCCAGCGTCAATACCGACCCGACGGCGCGTCAGGTGCTGCGGCAGGAGACCTGCAACGCCTCGCTGGTCAAGTTCAGCGGTGGGGCGCCGGTCGGTCTGCTGGCCGTCGGAAACCCCGTGGCCCTGGTCGACGACCCGCTCAACTCCACCCGGATCGTGTGCCTGATGCACCTGCGCACCGACGGTGACGAGGCCAACCTGCCGATCAACTACACGCTGCAGGACGCGTTGAAGGGTGCGAACGCGTTCAAGTACACCTTCTGCGTCGACAAGGTGGCGAAGAACTTCAAGATCGTGAAGTGCTCCTCCCCGCACGTGGGTCAGACCACCGGCGGGTACCTGTCCGGCCGGTACATCGACAAGTTCCCCGGCGACGCCCACCTGATCGCCCAGCGGGCTCAGTTCTGCCCGCCGCTGGCGCAGGCCTTCCTCGGCACGAAGTCGCGTAAGGATGTCGTCGAGGACGGCCTCTACGTCACCAAGACGGCCTGGGCGCAGGGCGACCGGTACGCCGCCTGCTTCGTCAAGGTCACGTCGGGCACCGTCAAGAAGTCGCTGCAGGGGATCGGTACGAAGCCGCTGACGTCCTATCGCTGA
- the mnmA gene encoding tRNA 2-thiouridine(34) synthase MnmA: protein MRVVAAMSGGVDSAVAAARMLDAGHEVVGVHLALSQSAATLRESARGCCTIEDAGDARRVADRLGIPFYVWDMADRFREDVMEDFVAEYAAGRTPNPCLRCNERIKFAALLDKALALGFDAVATGHYAQIVDGPDGRELHRAVDPAKDQSYVLGVLDAEQLSRSFFPLGDTTKPHIREEAAARGFSVAKKPDSHDICFIADGDTKGWLTGRLGTAPGEIVDDAGKVVGTHEGAFAYTVGQRRGLGLKVPREDGAKRYVVEVQPATRRVVVGTAELLGVDLLDADHGRWCGPAPAGEVRVGAQVRAHGEEIPATATADGDRVQVRLDRRIRGVAPGQSVVLYDGTRVVGSATIARTGRVEASA, encoded by the coding sequence ATGCGCGTCGTTGCCGCCATGAGCGGCGGGGTCGACTCGGCCGTGGCCGCCGCACGGATGCTCGACGCCGGGCATGAGGTGGTCGGTGTGCATCTGGCGTTGTCGCAGTCCGCGGCGACCCTGCGCGAATCCGCGCGCGGGTGCTGCACCATCGAGGACGCCGGCGACGCCCGACGGGTCGCCGACCGGCTCGGCATCCCCTTCTACGTGTGGGACATGGCCGACCGGTTCCGCGAGGACGTCATGGAGGACTTCGTCGCGGAGTACGCCGCCGGCCGCACCCCCAACCCGTGCCTGCGCTGCAACGAGCGCATCAAGTTCGCGGCGTTGCTGGACAAGGCGCTCGCGCTCGGTTTCGACGCGGTCGCGACGGGGCACTACGCGCAGATCGTCGACGGCCCGGACGGCCGGGAGCTGCACCGGGCGGTCGACCCGGCCAAGGACCAGTCCTACGTGCTCGGGGTGCTGGACGCCGAGCAGCTCTCGCGCTCGTTCTTCCCGCTCGGCGACACCACCAAGCCGCACATCCGCGAGGAGGCGGCCGCGCGCGGCTTCTCGGTCGCCAAGAAGCCGGACAGCCACGACATCTGTTTCATCGCCGACGGCGACACGAAGGGCTGGTTGACCGGACGGCTCGGCACGGCTCCCGGTGAGATCGTCGACGACGCCGGCAAGGTCGTCGGCACCCACGAGGGGGCGTTCGCGTACACCGTCGGGCAGCGCCGCGGCCTCGGGCTGAAGGTGCCGCGCGAGGACGGCGCCAAGCGGTACGTCGTCGAGGTGCAACCCGCGACCCGACGGGTCGTCGTCGGCACCGCCGAACTGCTGGGCGTGGACCTGCTGGACGCCGATCACGGCCGGTGGTGCGGCCCGGCGCCCGCCGGTGAGGTGCGGGTGGGCGCTCAGGTGCGAGCCCACGGCGAGGAGATTCCCGCGACCGCCACCGCAGACGGCGACCGGGTGCAGGTGCGCCTGGATCGTCGCATCCGCGGCGTGGCGCCCGGCCAGTCCGTCGTGCTCTACGACGGCACCAGGGTCGTCGGATCGGCCACCATCGCGCGCACCGGCCGCGTCGAAGCCTCCGCCTGA
- a CDS encoding cysteine desulfurase family protein, giving the protein MPHYLDHAATTPALPQVVTAMAEQMAVPGNASSLHTAGRAARRVVEESRETIAAGLGAGPSEVVFTSGGTESDNLAVKGLYYQRRADDPRRTRLIVSAIEHHAVLDCVDFLVEYEGARITWVEPDPLGRIDPARVRAAIEQDPADVALVSVMWANNEVGTVQPIAEITSVAHEFGIPMHTDAVQAMGHLPIDFAAVGADLLTASGHKIGGPLGVGVLLARRDVRLRPLTQGGGQERGLRSGTLDVAAIRGMAVATALVTDGRAAESDRLASLRDKMIRGALDAGFDITVSGPHEVGDVERRLPGNVHLLVPDCDGDSLLYLLDAAGIECSTGSACQAGVPRPSHVLLAMGVPEARARGALRLSLGHTSDDSDVAAFLDALPAAVERAQRAHHAGRAGARPKGQ; this is encoded by the coding sequence ATGCCCCACTACCTCGACCATGCCGCGACGACGCCTGCGCTGCCGCAGGTCGTCACCGCGATGGCCGAGCAGATGGCCGTCCCGGGCAACGCCTCGTCGCTGCACACGGCCGGCCGTGCGGCCCGACGCGTCGTGGAGGAGTCGCGCGAGACCATCGCGGCCGGGCTCGGCGCCGGACCGTCCGAGGTCGTCTTCACCTCCGGGGGCACCGAGTCGGACAACCTCGCGGTCAAGGGCCTGTACTACCAGCGCCGGGCCGACGACCCGCGGCGTACCCGGCTTATCGTCTCGGCCATCGAGCACCATGCGGTGCTCGACTGCGTCGACTTCCTGGTCGAGTACGAGGGCGCGCGGATCACCTGGGTCGAGCCCGACCCGCTCGGCCGGATCGATCCCGCACGCGTGCGCGCGGCCATCGAGCAGGATCCCGCGGACGTCGCCCTCGTGTCGGTGATGTGGGCCAACAACGAGGTCGGCACGGTGCAGCCGATCGCCGAGATCACCTCCGTAGCCCACGAATTCGGCATTCCCATGCACACGGACGCGGTCCAGGCCATGGGTCACCTGCCGATCGACTTCGCAGCGGTCGGGGCCGACCTGCTCACCGCCAGCGGGCACAAGATCGGCGGACCGCTCGGCGTGGGGGTGCTCCTCGCCCGGCGTGACGTGCGGCTGCGGCCGCTGACTCAGGGCGGTGGCCAGGAGCGCGGGCTGCGCAGCGGCACCCTGGACGTCGCCGCAATCCGCGGGATGGCGGTCGCGACGGCCCTCGTGACCGACGGCCGGGCGGCCGAGAGCGACCGGCTGGCGTCGTTGCGGGACAAGATGATCCGCGGTGCGCTCGACGCGGGTTTCGACATCACGGTGAGCGGGCCGCACGAGGTCGGTGACGTCGAACGGCGGCTGCCGGGCAATGTGCACCTGCTCGTGCCGGACTGCGACGGTGACTCCCTGCTCTACCTGCTCGACGCCGCGGGCATCGAGTGCTCGACCGGGTCGGCCTGCCAGGCCGGCGTGCCGCGTCCGAGCCATGTGCTCCTGGCGATGGGCGTGCCGGAGGCCCGCGCTCGCGGCGCGCTGCGCCTCTCCCTGGGTCACACCTCCGACGACAGCGACGTCGCGGCGTTCCTCGACGCGCTTCCGGCCGCCGTCGAGCGCGCTCAGCGCGCCCACCACGCGGGCCGCGCCGGCGCCCGGCCGAAGGGTCAGTGA
- a CDS encoding PPOX class F420-dependent oxidoreductase — protein sequence MSPKVATTTHVDAAALADFVRPRHRFVLITTRKDGSAQASPVTGGVDAQGRLVISSYPERAKSRNAARDPRVSVLVLSEEFDAEWVQVDGEAEVLSGEDAVEPLVEYFRVISGEHSDWDEYREAMRRQGKCLIRVTPTRWGPIATGGFPPRLAD from the coding sequence ATGAGCCCCAAGGTCGCCACCACCACCCACGTCGATGCCGCCGCCCTCGCCGACTTCGTCCGCCCGAGGCACCGGTTCGTGCTGATCACCACCCGCAAGGACGGCTCGGCCCAGGCATCACCGGTCACCGGCGGCGTCGATGCGCAGGGTCGCCTGGTCATCTCCTCCTATCCCGAACGCGCCAAATCCCGCAACGCCGCACGCGATCCGCGGGTGAGCGTGCTGGTGCTGTCCGAGGAGTTCGACGCCGAGTGGGTGCAGGTCGACGGCGAGGCGGAGGTGCTGTCGGGTGAGGACGCCGTCGAGCCGCTGGTGGAGTACTTCCGGGTCATCTCCGGGGAGCATTCGGACTGGGATGAATACCGCGAGGCCATGCGCCGGCAGGGCAAGTGCCTGATCCGGGTCACTCCCACCCGCTGGGGCCCGATCGCGACCGGCGGCTTCCCGCCCCGGCTCGCGGACTGA